The genomic segment TCGGTCCAATCCATCATCGGTGCGACGGATACGCGGCGGGGGCTGATCTTCGATACGGCTGTCATGGGCGACAGCGGCCGCGCTTTCGGGCGAACCGCCTTGAATCTGAAGGGGAATCCGCGATTTTACCGCAGCGCGGCAGTTCGGTCGTGCCGTTCGCTCGCGCGGGGCGTCGCAAACGTTCACCCCTATCGCGTCACCATGCTAGGATTTCCAAACCACCCCCAACGACGGCATCGGAGGCAGACATGGCTACTTTGGCGATCGACGGTGTGCGCTGGGTCAACGACCGCGTGACCAGCGTGCGCTGGGGCAGTTTCGATCCAGCCACGAACGACTGGGCCGCGCCCACCACCATCGTGGATGTCCAGCAGGTCGTGGACGCCATCAAGAGCGGCAAGGAAGTCCGCACGCTCTTCATACTCGGCGGCCGTGCCTTTCTCGGCCCGAAAGTCATCGCGATGCCGTTTGCGAACGGGCATATCGGCATCGAGGCGCGCGTGCAGGACGGTCAGATCGAGAAGTCGCTCGAAGACCTGCCGCCCGTCTGAATCAGTCGCAAACGAAGAGCGCTCGCGGAGATCAGCGTTGAATCGGCAACAGGCGCACCGGTTCGAAACCGAGTTCATGCCGCGCATCGTGGAGCGCGTGACGCGCGTCGTCGGTCATGGCGTGCGCGTCGAAGTCCTGCCCTACGAAAGTCCGCTCGTGCCGACGCGCCTGCATGTCAGCGCCGAGCGTGCACCACACAAAGGCGATGACCAACGGCGCGGCTATGCATATCCAATGAATGTATTTCTGACCTGGGACGACGAGGAAATCGAACGCCTGCTGGGCGCTGGCGGCGAGGCCCGTTTCGTGCGATACCTCGATGCGATCGGCGCCAAGCTCGATGCCTGGCAGGGCGCGCGCGACGTCGATTTCACGACGCGCTCGCAGGCGGAGCGGTCGGTGCTCTTCGGCGGTCTCGACTTCGAGGCCTGATCACGGCGGCCGGCTGCCGCCCGCTCGCGCCCGTTCAGCCGACGCATCGCAACGCCCGTCGCCACGCAGCGCGCGGCACGGCAGGGCGCATCAATATGAACGAGGAGGTCGGTATGGCATCGTCGAATGAAGGCAACCTGCGCGCATTCGTGCAGACCGCGGAACAGGCGGGCGGCTTCATCTGGGTCATCACGCTCGTCGATTTCGCGGCGCGCGACGTCAAGCGCGCCATCGTCTCCGAAGAAAATTTCTCCACCTCAGATGCGGCTCGCGATGCGGGCAACGACCGCCTGAAAGGCATGTCGAACGACCACTGACGAAGCGTCACGGCGTGCGGCACGCGACGGTTCATTTAGTCGCGATCACCATCGAGTCCGGTCCGACCAGCGGCTCGACGCGCGCCGACGCGAAGCCCGCTTCCTTCATCCACGCGCAGCACTGCGCGCCGGTGTAGTCGAAGCCGCCCGGCGTCTCGATCAGCATGTTGAGGCTCATCAGCAGGCCGAACGCGTTCTGGCGACGCTCGTCGTCGATGATCGCGTCGTACACGATGAGGCAGCCGCCCGGCGGCAATGCCGCGTGACATTTCGCGAGCAGTTCGAGCTTTTGCGTCAGATTCCAGTCGTGCAGGATGTGACCCATCACGAGCACATCGGCGGACGGGCACGGCTCCTTGAAGAAATCGCCCGGATAAAAGCACAGCCGGTCCTGCAGGCCGTTCGCGGCGACGTATTCGTCGAAGATCGGACCGACGACCGGCAGATCGAAGCCGCCGCCCGTCAGATGCGGATGCGCGAGCGCGACCTGCACCGGCAGCGCGCCCTGCGCCGCGCCGATATCGATGAACGTGCGGTACTCGCGCCACGGAAACTGCCGCGCAATCGCCCGCGCCGCGCCCATGCTCACGCCGCTCATCGCGTGCAGAAAACCGCGCAGGCGCGCCGGGTCGCTGTAGAGCGTGTCGAAGAGATTGCCGCCTTGCTTCGATTCGTTCTGCGGCAGCCCGCTGCGCAGCGCCTCGGTGAGCGATCCCCAGAACGGGTACAGCCGCGCGTTCGCCATCTCCAGCAGTCCGCCGACATACGTCGGCTTGTTGCGATCGAGAAAGATGTCGGCGTCGCCTGCATTCGCGTAGCGGCCGCCATCGCGCGTGAGCAGACCGAGCGCGACGAGCGTGTCGAGAAAATCGAGCGCGGCGCGCGGATGCAGTCCGAGCGCCCGCGTGAGATCCTCTGCCGGTTGCGGACCGGTCGCCAGTTGCGTGAATACGCCAAGCTCGACGGCCGAAAGCATCGCTTTCGACGCCCAGAACGCCATGCCCATTTGCAGCAGCCGTTCCGGATTCGGCTGACCGTCGATATTGCCTCGCGCGTCTTGCATG from the Caballeronia sp. NK8 genome contains:
- a CDS encoding DUF5594 family protein, giving the protein MNRQQAHRFETEFMPRIVERVTRVVGHGVRVEVLPYESPLVPTRLHVSAERAPHKGDDQRRGYAYPMNVFLTWDDEEIERLLGAGGEARFVRYLDAIGAKLDAWQGARDVDFTTRSQAERSVLFGGLDFEA
- a CDS encoding methyltransferase — translated: MQDARGNIDGQPNPERLLQMGMAFWASKAMLSAVELGVFTQLATGPQPAEDLTRALGLHPRAALDFLDTLVALGLLTRDGGRYANAGDADIFLDRNKPTYVGGLLEMANARLYPFWGSLTEALRSGLPQNESKQGGNLFDTLYSDPARLRGFLHAMSGVSMGAARAIARQFPWREYRTFIDIGAAQGALPVQVALAHPHLTGGGFDLPVVGPIFDEYVAANGLQDRLCFYPGDFFKEPCPSADVLVMGHILHDWNLTQKLELLAKCHAALPPGGCLIVYDAIIDDERRQNAFGLLMSLNMLIETPGGFDYTGAQCCAWMKEAGFASARVEPLVGPDSMVIATK